A stretch of the Pedobacter sp. MC2016-14 genome encodes the following:
- a CDS encoding nuclear transport factor 2 family protein: METTNSKNSSAVQLLRNSLDTFLAKDMKGWSELCAEDIVAEFPFAPEGSQARFEGKEALYAYLKDYPSYIDVKSLPTLKIYGTDDVNVAVAEWSASGVVIGNGNPYEMSYATFVTFRDGLIVNYREYWNPQAFQKAMSGGSFAE; the protein is encoded by the coding sequence ATGGAAACTACCAATTCAAAAAATAGCAGTGCCGTACAACTTCTGCGCAACAGTTTAGATACTTTTTTAGCCAAGGATATGAAAGGCTGGTCCGAGCTTTGTGCTGAGGACATAGTGGCCGAATTCCCATTTGCCCCGGAAGGTTCACAGGCCAGGTTTGAGGGCAAAGAAGCACTTTATGCTTATCTGAAGGACTATCCAAGTTATATCGATGTAAAATCATTGCCAACTTTAAAAATCTATGGAACTGATGATGTGAACGTTGCGGTTGCAGAGTGGAGCGCTTCGGGTGTGGTCATAGGCAATGGTAATCCCTATGAAATGAGCTATGCCACTTTCGTGACCTTCCGTGACGGCCTTATTGTGAACTACCGTGAATACTGGAACCCACAGGCCTTTCAAAAAGCGATGAGCGGTGGAAGTTTTGCTGAATAA
- a CDS encoding winged helix-turn-helix transcriptional regulator: MINVNGFAINLKNIEYYDSMVFGKAKEIVPLQVEYYLSEKGKTLLLVLEAMAK; encoded by the coding sequence TTGATAAATGTCAACGGATTTGCGATTAATTTGAAAAATATTGAATATTATGATAGCATGGTGTTCGGGAAGGCAAAAGAAATTGTTCCTCTACAGGTAGAATATTATTTGTCTGAAAAAGGCAAAACACTGTTACTTGTGCTGGAAGCTATGGCAAAATGA
- a CDS encoding DoxX family protein → MKTNKIIYWTTTGIITLMMLFSAFGYFTNPDMKAAFVHLGFPDYFRIELGILKVVGALALILPMVPEKAKSFAYFGFVLTFISAFIAHIASGDPISVAVMPIIFLVILLVSYVFYRKVKA, encoded by the coding sequence ATGAAAACAAATAAAATTATTTATTGGACGACTACAGGGATTATTACGTTAATGATGCTATTCAGCGCATTCGGCTACTTCACCAATCCCGATATGAAAGCGGCATTCGTCCATTTGGGCTTTCCAGATTATTTCCGGATTGAGCTGGGTATTTTAAAAGTAGTGGGCGCCTTGGCCCTGATCCTTCCAATGGTTCCAGAAAAGGCAAAGTCATTTGCCTATTTCGGTTTTGTCCTTACCTTCATTTCAGCATTTATAGCCCATATTGCCAGTGGAGACCCTATTTCTGTAGCCGTTATGCCGATCATCTTTCTGGTGATCTTATTGGTTTCCTATGTGTTCTATCGTAAAGTAAAAGCATAA
- a CDS encoding pirin family protein, whose amino-acid sequence MKKATSFSTKGSSTSVGPLKIQRMLPNRYAGQVGPFVFLDYVAPAIKNEITKKGMGAHPHRGIATLTYILQGEVEHFDSAGNGGKIFSGGAQWMKAGNGIIHDENFNYDSQTDSKYIQGFQFWINLPAKNKAEKPEHIAIQANEIPQIALEDESGWLKIIVGNYEGLSSKIPNYAEQFLYHVQLKAGKQFLLEIADKIEVAAFLPTAGAQLNNAEFQKGEFIEFDKNAGEIELRNTFGQPIDIILFGGEAYTEPIVAEGPFVMNTKEEIIGAYHDFYAGKYGEINLTA is encoded by the coding sequence ATGAAAAAGGCAACCAGCTTTTCGACAAAGGGCAGCTCCACCTCCGTTGGCCCTTTAAAGATCCAACGAATGCTACCGAACCGTTATGCAGGTCAGGTTGGGCCGTTTGTGTTCCTTGATTACGTAGCGCCAGCGATAAAGAACGAAATCACAAAAAAGGGGATGGGTGCGCATCCACATCGGGGCATTGCCACCTTGACCTATATCCTGCAAGGTGAAGTGGAACATTTTGACAGCGCGGGTAATGGCGGTAAAATCTTTTCGGGCGGTGCACAATGGATGAAGGCTGGTAACGGAATTATCCATGACGAAAATTTCAATTATGATAGCCAGACAGATAGCAAATACATCCAGGGCTTCCAGTTTTGGATCAACCTGCCGGCAAAAAACAAAGCCGAAAAGCCCGAGCACATTGCCATTCAGGCCAATGAAATTCCACAAATAGCGTTGGAAGATGAAAGTGGCTGGCTAAAAATAATTGTAGGCAATTACGAAGGATTGAGTTCGAAAATCCCAAATTATGCGGAGCAGTTTCTCTACCACGTCCAACTGAAGGCAGGAAAGCAGTTTCTGTTAGAAATAGCAGATAAAATCGAAGTGGCTGCATTTCTGCCTACAGCAGGTGCGCAATTGAATAACGCCGAATTTCAAAAGGGAGAATTTATAGAATTTGATAAGAATGCAGGCGAAATCGAGCTAAGAAATACTTTTGGGCAGCCTATCGATATCATCCTTTTTGGAGGAGAGGCTTATACAGAACCCATTGTTGCAGAAGGTCCTTTTGTAATGAATACGAAAGAGGAAATTATTGGTGCCTATCATGATTTTTATGCTGGGAAATACGGCGAGATCAATTTAACAGCATAG
- a CDS encoding alkene reductase, translated as MKLLQTNKLGNLPLKNSVAMAPMTRARAEGNGTVNESTVTYYTQRASAGLIISEGINISEQAVGSPYTPGIYTKEQIESWKKVTDSVHGKGGKIFAQLWHTGRVSHSVDKNGVLPVAPSALAIVGQQHFSSQGPKDYEVPRALETAEVKRVVQDYKQAAINAIEAGFDGVELHAATGYLPNQFLAESSNIRTDEYGGNIENRSRFILEVMEAITAAVGEGKAGIKLSPSIPYNSIIESDPIAAYSYVIKELDKLPLAYIQLMNPLFLPEEGFGQYPKDVMGTFGILTQHTVIANVGYTRETAEAELQKGIAKIISFGVPFIANPDLIKRFELNAELNQPDRSTFYGGNEKGYIDYPFLDQSVV; from the coding sequence ATGAAACTTTTACAAACAAATAAATTAGGAAACCTACCGCTGAAAAATAGTGTGGCCATGGCCCCAATGACTCGTGCCCGTGCAGAAGGCAACGGAACGGTAAACGAATCTACCGTTACTTACTATACACAGAGAGCAAGTGCAGGTTTAATCATTTCAGAGGGCATCAATATTTCTGAACAGGCCGTTGGTAGCCCCTACACGCCAGGGATTTATACGAAAGAACAAATTGAAAGCTGGAAAAAAGTCACTGATTCCGTTCATGGAAAAGGCGGTAAGATTTTTGCCCAGCTTTGGCATACAGGTCGTGTTTCGCATTCAGTAGATAAAAATGGGGTATTGCCAGTTGCGCCGTCAGCGTTGGCCATTGTAGGACAGCAGCATTTTTCTTCGCAAGGACCTAAAGATTACGAAGTACCAAGAGCCCTGGAAACCGCGGAAGTAAAACGGGTGGTTCAAGATTATAAACAGGCAGCCATTAACGCCATTGAAGCAGGTTTTGACGGCGTTGAACTGCACGCAGCAACAGGATATTTGCCCAATCAGTTTTTGGCAGAAAGTTCAAATATCCGTACAGACGAATACGGTGGCAACATTGAAAACCGCAGCCGTTTTATCCTGGAAGTAATGGAGGCAATAACAGCTGCTGTTGGCGAAGGAAAAGCGGGAATCAAGTTATCGCCAAGCATTCCGTACAATAGCATTATAGAAAGCGATCCGATTGCAGCCTATTCTTATGTGATAAAAGAATTAGACAAGTTGCCTTTGGCATACATCCAATTGATGAACCCGTTATTTCTGCCCGAAGAAGGGTTTGGGCAATATCCAAAAGACGTAATGGGAACATTTGGAATTTTAACCCAGCATACGGTAATTGCCAACGTTGGATATACAAGAGAAACTGCCGAAGCCGAATTGCAAAAAGGCATTGCCAAAATCATTTCTTTCGGTGTTCCGTTTATTGCCAATCCAGACCTTATAAAACGATTTGAACTAAACGCTGAACTTAACCAGCCCGACCGTTCTACCTTCTACGGCGGCAATGAAAAAGGATATATCGATTATCCGTTTTTAGATCAATCAGTTGTCTAA
- a CDS encoding FMN-dependent NADH-azoreductase has product MKILHIISSPRGEASQTIQLSEAIIQKLQAKNSNAFVTVRNLTTDPLPYIAGHHIQSFNTPAENRSEEQLEAIKLSDELLAEVKNAAIIVIGAPMYNFGIPAFLKSWIDHLARAGVSFTYTADGPVA; this is encoded by the coding sequence ATGAAAATCTTACACATCATATCAAGCCCGAGGGGCGAAGCTTCGCAAACCATTCAACTAAGTGAGGCTATCATTCAAAAATTACAAGCTAAAAATAGCAATGCATTTGTTACTGTTCGAAATCTTACCACAGATCCGTTGCCTTATATTGCAGGTCATCATATCCAATCATTTAATACGCCAGCGGAAAACCGTTCCGAAGAACAGTTGGAAGCCATTAAGCTTTCGGATGAACTGCTTGCTGAAGTAAAAAATGCAGCTATAATTGTAATCGGAGCCCCAATGTACAATTTTGGGATTCCTGCTTTCTTGAAAAGCTGGATAGACCATTTGGCAAGAGCTGGCGTTTCTTTTACCTATACAGCTGATGGCCCTGTTGCTTAA
- a CDS encoding GMC family oxidoreductase: protein MSSQNSTTKRYDFIIVGGGSAGAVMASRLSENKSKNILLIEGGNAYQSWDYPSAIYSANSPGGDAAHNWGFQSEPTPYGNKIDLPRGKVLGGSSAINGAVALRARPEDFKKWNLQGWSYEEMLPYFKKLESSDSGDKELHGFDGPLPVRQLLRSDLTSVQRAFVDATVNIGYKLIEDFDSKDANGVGPYRMNVVNGVRVNTGMAYLPNEVRKRENLTILPQSIADRVLFQGKKAIGILLANGEEFFANEIILSGGTYGSAAILLRSGIGTKADLEQLSIPVVANLPVGKNVKDHPFHYAAFALNKEMVESKTPPIAAKLWTSAFDTDELDIHITATHLFPDEYSPTQSGFVLGVAVTTPNSKGKVWIETTDPNVNPKVDLNFLDDKEDARRMIEGAKIARRIAATAPFSEFIHSEIAPGIAVQTDEDLEVAIKQHIASYAHPTSSAPMGESSSKEAVVDLEGRVHQVESLRVVDASIFPDIISAATNITVIAVAEKIADKILK from the coding sequence ATGTCATCGCAAAATTCAACCACAAAAAGATATGATTTTATCATTGTAGGAGGCGGTTCTGCAGGAGCGGTAATGGCTTCACGTTTGAGCGAAAATAAAAGCAAAAATATTTTATTAATAGAAGGTGGAAACGCTTATCAGTCTTGGGATTATCCAAGTGCAATCTACAGCGCCAACAGTCCTGGGGGAGATGCAGCACACAATTGGGGCTTCCAATCGGAACCAACCCCTTATGGCAACAAAATAGACTTGCCAAGAGGAAAAGTATTGGGTGGAAGTTCGGCCATCAACGGAGCGGTTGCCTTGCGGGCAAGACCAGAAGATTTTAAGAAATGGAATCTTCAGGGCTGGTCTTATGAAGAAATGCTTCCTTATTTTAAGAAATTAGAATCAAGCGATTCAGGCGATAAAGAACTTCACGGGTTTGATGGGCCTTTGCCCGTTCGCCAATTGTTACGAAGCGATTTAACTTCGGTTCAAAGAGCATTTGTAGATGCAACAGTTAATATTGGTTACAAACTTATCGAAGATTTTGATAGCAAAGATGCCAATGGTGTAGGCCCTTACCGAATGAACGTAGTAAACGGCGTTCGTGTAAACACAGGAATGGCCTATCTGCCCAATGAGGTGCGCAAACGTGAAAACCTGACTATTTTACCTCAGTCTATTGCTGACCGTGTTTTGTTCCAGGGTAAAAAAGCAATAGGCATTTTGCTCGCAAACGGAGAAGAGTTTTTTGCTAATGAAATCATCCTTTCGGGAGGTACTTATGGAAGTGCAGCTATCTTACTTAGGTCTGGTATTGGAACAAAGGCTGATTTGGAACAATTATCAATACCTGTTGTCGCCAATCTGCCTGTTGGAAAAAATGTGAAAGACCATCCTTTTCACTATGCAGCTTTTGCGCTGAATAAAGAAATGGTTGAAAGCAAAACACCTCCAATTGCTGCTAAGTTATGGACTTCAGCGTTTGATACGGATGAACTGGATATTCATATTACAGCTACCCATCTTTTTCCAGATGAATACAGTCCCACACAAAGCGGATTTGTTTTAGGAGTAGCAGTGACCACGCCCAATTCAAAAGGAAAAGTTTGGATAGAAACAACCGATCCAAACGTAAATCCAAAAGTTGACCTTAATTTCCTCGATGATAAGGAAGATGCCAGAAGAATGATCGAGGGCGCCAAGATTGCAAGACGTATTGCTGCCACTGCTCCTTTTTCTGAATTTATCCATTCCGAAATCGCCCCGGGTATTGCAGTGCAAACAGATGAGGATCTGGAAGTGGCCATCAAACAGCATATAGCAAGCTATGCACACCCTACAAGTAGCGCTCCAATGGGAGAATCCAGTTCGAAAGAAGCCGTAGTGGATTTAGAAGGCAGGGTGCATCAGGTAGAATCTCTTCGCGTAGTGGATGCCTCTATTTTTCCGGATATCATTTCAGCAGCTACCAACATCACTGTAATTGCGGTTGCAGAAAAAATAGCCGATAAAATCTTGAAATAA
- a CDS encoding alpha/beta hydrolase fold domain-containing protein produces MGKRNYPGWTASLGAERGGNNNSAIAAPGRLTQFEGLAPAFISVGDLDIFRNESLDYAGKLAKAGVPIEFHLHAGVPHGFDSIAPDAAISKRAMADYVRVINSV; encoded by the coding sequence ATGGGAAAGAGAAATTACCCGGGTTGGACGGCATCACTTGGCGCAGAAAGAGGTGGCAATAACAACTCGGCAATAGCGGCACCTGGCCGTCTTACACAGTTCGAAGGCTTGGCACCGGCTTTTATTTCGGTTGGTGATTTGGATATTTTCCGAAACGAAAGCTTGGATTATGCCGGAAAATTGGCAAAAGCAGGCGTTCCGATTGAGTTCCATTTACATGCGGGAGTACCGCATGGCTTTGATTCTATTGCGCCCGATGCCGCCATATCCAAAAGAGCTATGGCAGATTACGTTCGTGTAATCAACTCCGTTTAA